Proteins encoded together in one Marispirochaeta sp. window:
- a CDS encoding sensor histidine kinase, translated as MKQLFSLQSRIFIFISVLLLFALGIEIITFNKQIEQHIVNEGKKQTLTIADTVSRDPRIIAAFSDGTPSTVIQPITKNLQEMTGVSFIVVMNMDSIRYSHPEQDRIGKHFVGGDEQEAINGKRYTSIAKGTLGISLRSFVPIISDGQQIGVVSVGKLLTDIKKQQQKYTAVLNLLTLCTLIIGLIGAIFLAKNIKRTIFGLEPYEIAALMEERDILLSSINEGIVAIDKECTIIEFNENAKRLLSLNDDCVGKPLQELFPETRLPEIMESGIPLLDQEETINGKIVLCSRTPMVSRGETIGAVASYRDMSEIRKLAEELTEVKSYINALRAQHHEHLNKLHVISGLIQLHRFKEASSYITATMTKQQELFDFLRHNICSPAISGLLLAKIKEAEENHIECTIDPESSFPSIDKSKVDSFVIIIGNLIQNAIDALKTDTSYTKNISILLRHQPRNILIRISDTGPGIPSEYHDLIFTNGFTTKEESGNRGYGLYLLKQHVSKLEGSIEIENSRGTTFTVNIPAL; from the coding sequence ATGAAACAGCTGTTTTCCCTGCAATCCAGAATATTTATATTCATTTCCGTTCTTCTTCTCTTCGCCTTGGGAATAGAGATAATCACCTTTAATAAACAAATTGAACAACACATTGTTAATGAAGGGAAAAAACAGACTCTCACCATAGCGGATACCGTTTCCCGAGACCCGAGGATAATCGCTGCTTTTTCTGACGGTACCCCATCAACGGTAATTCAGCCGATAACAAAAAATCTGCAGGAAATGACCGGCGTCAGTTTCATTGTTGTCATGAATATGGACTCTATCCGTTACTCGCACCCTGAACAGGACAGAATCGGCAAACATTTTGTGGGCGGAGACGAACAGGAAGCTATCAATGGAAAACGCTATACTTCTATTGCGAAAGGAACATTGGGAATCTCGCTGCGCAGTTTTGTACCAATAATCTCCGACGGCCAGCAGATCGGAGTTGTTTCCGTAGGCAAGCTGTTGACGGACATAAAAAAGCAGCAGCAGAAATACACCGCAGTACTGAACCTGCTGACCCTCTGCACCCTTATTATCGGGCTCATTGGAGCAATCTTTTTAGCGAAAAATATAAAGCGTACCATTTTTGGATTGGAACCCTATGAGATTGCCGCCCTGATGGAGGAACGGGACATTCTTCTTTCCAGTATAAATGAGGGGATAGTTGCCATCGACAAAGAATGCACAATAATAGAATTTAACGAAAACGCGAAGCGGCTCCTATCCTTAAATGACGACTGCGTGGGAAAGCCCCTGCAGGAGCTCTTCCCGGAGACTCGATTGCCGGAAATAATGGAATCCGGGATTCCCCTTCTTGATCAGGAAGAAACAATAAACGGAAAAATCGTTCTCTGCAGCCGTACCCCGATGGTTTCCAGAGGCGAAACCATCGGCGCCGTAGCCTCCTACCGGGACATGAGCGAGATCAGGAAGCTTGCCGAAGAACTGACGGAGGTCAAGAGCTACATCAATGCCTTACGAGCCCAGCACCATGAGCATCTTAACAAGCTCCATGTAATATCAGGGCTTATCCAGTTACACCGGTTTAAAGAAGCCTCCAGCTATATTACCGCTACCATGACTAAACAGCAGGAGCTCTTCGACTTCCTGCGGCACAATATCTGCTCCCCGGCTATCTCCGGGTTGTTACTGGCAAAGATCAAAGAGGCGGAGGAAAACCACATAGAATGCACCATTGACCCTGAAAGCTCCTTTCCTTCCATTGATAAAAGCAAGGTGGATTCTTTTGTGATAATAATCGGAAACCTTATCCAGAATGCCATAGATGCCTTGAAAACAGATACAAGCTATACAAAAAATATATCCATACTGCTCAGGCATCAGCCCCGGAACATATTAATCAGGATAAGCGATACCGGACCGGGGATTCCGTCTGAATACCATGATCTGATCTTTACGAACGGATTTACGACCAAGGAGGAATCCGGAAATCGGGGATACGGGCTCTATTTATTAAAGCAGCACGTCTCAAAACTGGAAGGGTCAATTGAAATTGAAAACTCCAGGGGCACAACTTTCACGGTGAATATTCCGGCTTTATAG
- a CDS encoding TetR/AcrR family transcriptional regulator — translation MSQRMKNRIIHGATELFTHLGYSKVRMEEISERLGISKKTIYNHFDNKETLFNEIVKEMVERITSEMEKIIDNRTLPFPDKLSRILEHAYHEIGMKDSAFFKDLNRYHEDLNSRPIVLLRESTLKVITKLIQQAEEEGIIAVSIPRHRLALVFQNIVEGITSQKHREETLVSRVQILKDSLKVTLEGVLTPKGRDLLTDSVLKDATKGDE, via the coding sequence ATGTCTCAGCGAATGAAAAACAGGATCATCCATGGAGCAACAGAGCTCTTCACCCACCTTGGCTACTCCAAGGTAAGAATGGAAGAGATTTCTGAACGCCTGGGTATCAGCAAGAAAACCATCTACAACCATTTCGACAACAAAGAGACCCTCTTCAACGAGATTGTCAAGGAAATGGTAGAGCGTATCACATCGGAGATGGAAAAAATCATCGATAACAGAACCCTTCCTTTTCCGGACAAGCTGAGCCGCATCCTTGAACATGCCTATCATGAGATCGGCATGAAGGATTCCGCCTTTTTCAAGGACCTGAATCGCTACCATGAGGATCTGAATTCCAGGCCTATTGTTCTTCTGAGAGAATCCACCCTCAAAGTCATTACCAAACTGATCCAGCAGGCGGAAGAGGAAGGCATCATCGCCGTTTCAATACCCCGGCACCGCCTTGCTCTGGTATTTCAGAATATTGTGGAAGGGATCACATCACAAAAACACAGAGAAGAGACTTTGGTCTCCCGGGTGCAGATTCTCAAAGACAGTCTTAAGGTAACTCTTGAAGGGGTACTGACACCAAAGGGCAGAGACCTTTTAACAGATTCAGTCCTGAAGGACGCCACGAAAGGAGACGAATAG
- a CDS encoding IS1634 family transposase — protein sequence MYVIDQKVGKHIYVYEVHSYWDKNKKSPRQQRVKIGKRDPVTGELIKLQTRRQSREYGPVYFLASLIEQLSLKELLYQEFPDTARQILMVAAFQIAEHKSLYLCNSWLEHIYLKEPLHLPSQAVSRLLHELGEDDRGIYRFLDEWTEHHTDSEFIVFDITSLSTYSKEIDFAEWGYNRDGERLAQINFGVVYSEPSNLPLLYSLYPGSVPDVVTLKNIKKRLEKISELRTLFVLDRGFYSTKNIEQLQDLGAFIIPLPMGTKAAKELVDKHHSSITDPERAFRFGKEIYYALSATPILLEHEQLTAHLFYNQKRAGDERERLIGELLTIEEETRIKKWKSSAKLIRFLDDNRPGWQHYFSLNEGEDGYTLLRKKKEIEQILNHHGIFILLSNTNLSAEQILAYYRRKDGVEKLFDTMKHGTEMKRLRVHSRKAMEGLIFIEFISLIIYSEIQKTLRESGLGKKLTVEQLFYELKKLSVIEIDDKKPIITELTRKQKDIFNAFRIQLPILT from the coding sequence ATGTATGTTATAGACCAAAAAGTGGGAAAACACATCTATGTCTATGAAGTGCACAGCTATTGGGACAAGAATAAAAAATCACCCAGGCAGCAGAGAGTAAAAATCGGTAAGCGTGATCCGGTTACCGGAGAACTTATCAAACTCCAGACTCGTCGTCAGAGCCGTGAATACGGACCGGTTTATTTCCTCGCTTCCCTGATTGAACAACTCAGCCTGAAAGAGCTGCTCTACCAGGAGTTTCCCGATACAGCCCGGCAGATTCTCATGGTAGCCGCCTTTCAGATTGCAGAACACAAGAGTCTGTATTTGTGCAATAGTTGGCTTGAACATATTTACCTTAAAGAACCGCTTCATCTGCCCAGTCAGGCAGTAAGCCGTTTGCTGCATGAGCTTGGTGAAGATGATCGTGGAATCTATCGATTCCTGGATGAATGGACGGAACATCATACCGACAGCGAGTTCATCGTATTCGATATCACCAGCCTTTCCACCTATTCAAAGGAAATCGACTTCGCCGAATGGGGCTACAACCGGGACGGAGAACGTCTTGCACAAATCAACTTTGGGGTGGTGTACAGCGAGCCAAGCAATCTTCCTCTCCTGTATTCCCTGTATCCAGGAAGTGTCCCCGATGTAGTAACACTGAAGAATATCAAAAAGCGGCTGGAAAAGATCTCAGAGCTTCGAACTCTGTTTGTGCTGGATCGAGGCTTCTACAGCACGAAGAATATTGAACAGTTACAAGACCTCGGAGCGTTCATAATTCCTTTACCTATGGGAACTAAGGCAGCGAAAGAACTTGTCGACAAGCATCACAGTAGTATTACCGATCCGGAGCGGGCTTTTCGCTTTGGAAAAGAAATCTACTATGCACTTAGTGCCACACCCATCCTTCTTGAACACGAGCAACTGACCGCCCACCTGTTCTATAACCAGAAAAGAGCCGGTGATGAAAGAGAACGACTGATTGGTGAACTTCTTACCATAGAGGAAGAGACACGGATTAAGAAATGGAAGAGTTCTGCGAAACTTATCCGTTTTCTTGACGATAACCGGCCGGGGTGGCAGCACTATTTCTCCCTCAATGAAGGAGAAGATGGCTACACCCTTTTACGCAAAAAGAAGGAAATCGAACAAATCTTGAACCATCATGGGATATTTATTCTGCTGTCGAACACCAATCTTTCGGCTGAACAGATCCTTGCCTATTACAGAAGAAAGGATGGTGTTGAAAAGTTGTTTGACACAATGAAACATGGGACCGAAATGAAGCGCCTGAGAGTACATAGCAGGAAGGCGATGGAGGGACTTATATTCATTGAGTTCATCAGTCTGATTATATACTCGGAAATCCAGAAAACACTGCGGGAAAGCGGTTTGGGAAAAAAACTCACCGTAGAGCAGTTATTCTATGAACTGAAGAAATTGAGCGTAATTGAAATTGATGATAAGAAACCCATCATCACCGAGCTGACACGGAAACAAAAAGATATTTTCAATGCCTTCAGAATTCAGCTGCCGATCCTGACATAG
- a CDS encoding sulfide/dihydroorotate dehydrogenase-like FAD/NAD-binding protein has translation MKKILAKEQLSEEVFRMKFEASNIARERKAGQFVILQLDSEFGERIPLTIADADPEEGSVTIIFQTVGRTTHLLAELEAGDHIANVLGPLGHPTHIDTFGTVVCVGGGIGVAPMHPIAQALKEAGNTVIIIMGARTKELIIMEEEMKKIADELIICTDDGSYGRKDLVTVPLKEICERVPKPDLAVAIGPPIMMKFCAETTRPCNVHTVVSLNTIMVDGTGMCGGCRVTVGGETKFVCVDGPEFDGHKVDFDNMMLRLGSYKDQEVRDHEQCHLELEIKERGLEKT, from the coding sequence ATGAAAAAGATCCTGGCCAAAGAGCAGCTGTCCGAGGAAGTCTTCCGGATGAAATTCGAAGCTTCCAATATCGCGCGGGAGCGCAAGGCGGGGCAGTTCGTTATTCTCCAGCTCGACTCGGAGTTCGGTGAGCGTATTCCTCTCACCATTGCCGATGCCGATCCCGAGGAGGGCAGCGTCACCATCATATTCCAGACCGTCGGACGCACCACTCATCTTCTGGCAGAACTCGAAGCAGGGGACCATATTGCAAATGTACTGGGGCCTCTGGGACACCCGACTCATATTGATACCTTCGGTACCGTCGTCTGTGTCGGCGGCGGTATCGGCGTTGCTCCCATGCATCCCATCGCCCAGGCTCTGAAAGAAGCGGGAAACACGGTAATCATCATCATGGGAGCCAGGACCAAAGAGCTCATCATCATGGAAGAAGAGATGAAGAAAATAGCCGATGAGCTTATTATCTGTACCGACGACGGCAGCTACGGCCGCAAAGACCTGGTTACAGTCCCCTTAAAGGAGATCTGCGAGCGGGTCCCCAAGCCCGACCTTGCAGTGGCCATCGGCCCCCCCATTATGATGAAATTCTGCGCTGAGACTACCCGGCCCTGCAACGTCCACACCGTTGTCAGCCTTAACACGATTATGGTGGATGGTACTGGTATGTGCGGCGGTTGCCGGGTCACTGTCGGTGGCGAAACAAAGTTTGTCTGCGTCGACGGTCCCGAATTCGACGGTCACAAGGTTGACTTTGACAACATGATGCTGCGCCTGGGTTCCTACAAAGACCAGGAAGTCAGGGACCACGAACAGTGTCATCTGGAGCTGGAAATCAAAGAACGAGGACTGGAGAAGACATGA
- a CDS encoding response regulator yields MKSIKTMIVEDDFKVAEINKSFTEEVRSFVVEKIAKNAVEALSYLEKSSVDLIVLDIYLPDMHGTELLKIIRKKEFAADIILITAAHDAETVECSMRYGIFDYIVKPFAFSRFKDALEKYRDYKHSLNENRNYNQEKINEFVAYNQHSDSGNKLPKGITQYTLDRIVEAVDSLNPSFSIEDVISRVSFSKITVRRYLEYLHEKGLISKSFEYQKVGRPLVVYSSHK; encoded by the coding sequence ATGAAAAGCATCAAAACAATGATTGTAGAAGATGACTTTAAAGTGGCCGAAATCAATAAAAGTTTTACCGAAGAGGTCCGCAGTTTTGTTGTAGAGAAGATTGCAAAGAACGCCGTGGAAGCTCTCTCGTATCTGGAGAAAAGTTCTGTCGATCTGATTGTCCTCGACATCTATCTTCCGGATATGCATGGGACCGAACTGCTGAAGATTATTCGAAAAAAGGAATTTGCCGCGGATATTATCCTTATAACCGCGGCCCATGATGCGGAAACCGTCGAGTGTTCCATGCGCTACGGCATCTTTGACTATATTGTAAAACCTTTTGCCTTTTCCCGCTTCAAAGACGCTCTGGAAAAGTACCGGGATTATAAGCACTCCCTGAACGAGAACAGAAATTATAATCAGGAAAAAATAAATGAGTTTGTAGCCTATAATCAGCATTCTGATTCCGGAAATAAACTGCCCAAGGGTATTACACAATACACCCTGGACAGAATTGTTGAAGCTGTTGATTCATTAAATCCATCCTTTTCTATTGAGGATGTAATTAGCCGGGTCTCTTTCTCGAAGATCACTGTAAGAAGGTATCTTGAATACCTGCACGAGAAGGGCCTGATTTCCAAATCCTTTGAATATCAAAAGGTCGGTCGACCTTTGGTGGTTTATTCAAGTCATAAGTAA
- the gltA gene encoding NADPH-dependent glutamate synthase has translation MSYIPADNLHKEAVKAVKELEGKELKPKDRLALPRQEMPSQDPEIRKTNMNEVALGYFEEQVKIEAERCLQCKTAPCISGCPVQIDIPGFIKAAAEGDYEKSLSIIKRTSLLPAICGRVCPQEVQCQLPCTVGKSLKDVDLAVSIGRIERFVADWADEHGKKTIPEVKPETGKKVAVIGSGPASITVAADVRREGHEVHMFEAFHKPGGVMVYGIPEFRLPKRIVADEIEALQEMGVKLETNFLVGRTRKLQDLIEQDGFDAVFIGTGAGLPKFMNIEGENLIGVFSANEYLTRVNLMRAYDKERSATPIYQARKVAVLGGGNVAMDAARSAMRMGADEVHVLYRRTEKEMPARVEEVAHAKEEGITFHFLRSPKRILEGEKARVRGLEVVKYELGEPDDSGRQRPVEIKGSEYEMEFDTVIVAIGNNSNPLIERTTPGLETNKWGNIVADENGKTSMDRVFAGGDIVLGAATVILAMGEGRKAAQSINELLMT, from the coding sequence ATGAGCTATATACCCGCAGACAACCTGCACAAAGAGGCCGTAAAAGCTGTCAAGGAACTGGAAGGCAAGGAGCTTAAGCCGAAGGACCGGCTGGCCCTGCCCCGCCAGGAAATGCCCTCCCAGGACCCGGAAATCCGTAAAACAAACATGAACGAGGTGGCCCTGGGCTACTTTGAGGAGCAGGTCAAAATAGAGGCGGAGCGCTGCCTGCAGTGCAAGACCGCCCCCTGCATCTCCGGCTGTCCGGTACAGATCGATATTCCCGGTTTCATCAAAGCCGCCGCCGAGGGTGACTATGAGAAATCCCTCTCCATAATCAAGCGCACCAGCCTGCTGCCGGCTATCTGCGGCAGGGTCTGCCCCCAGGAGGTACAATGCCAGCTGCCCTGTACCGTGGGCAAGTCCTTAAAAGACGTTGACCTTGCAGTCTCCATAGGGCGGATCGAACGCTTTGTGGCCGACTGGGCGGATGAACACGGCAAGAAAACCATCCCGGAGGTAAAACCGGAAACCGGGAAAAAGGTCGCCGTAATCGGCTCGGGCCCCGCCTCCATAACCGTAGCCGCCGATGTACGCCGGGAGGGCCACGAGGTCCACATGTTCGAGGCTTTCCACAAACCCGGCGGAGTCATGGTTTACGGCATCCCCGAGTTCAGGCTCCCCAAACGCATCGTCGCGGACGAGATCGAAGCCCTGCAGGAGATGGGCGTCAAACTTGAAACAAACTTTCTTGTGGGGCGCACCCGTAAATTACAGGATCTAATAGAACAAGACGGTTTTGACGCGGTCTTTATCGGCACCGGAGCAGGCCTTCCGAAATTCATGAACATTGAAGGCGAGAACCTGATCGGAGTCTTCTCCGCCAACGAGTACCTGACCCGGGTTAACCTTATGCGGGCCTACGACAAGGAACGCTCGGCAACCCCGATCTACCAGGCACGAAAGGTCGCAGTGCTGGGTGGCGGGAATGTTGCCATGGACGCGGCCAGGAGCGCCATGCGCATGGGGGCCGATGAGGTCCATGTTCTCTACCGCCGGACCGAAAAGGAGATGCCCGCAAGGGTTGAGGAAGTCGCCCACGCCAAGGAAGAGGGGATCACCTTTCACTTCCTGCGGAGCCCAAAACGTATTCTGGAAGGCGAAAAGGCCCGGGTACGGGGTCTTGAGGTGGTTAAGTACGAACTTGGCGAACCCGACGATTCCGGCAGACAGCGTCCCGTGGAGATCAAAGGCTCCGAGTACGAGATGGAGTTCGACACGGTCATCGTGGCTATCGGGAACAACTCCAATCCGCTGATCGAAAGAACTACCCCGGGCCTTGAGACCAACAAGTGGGGCAACATTGTGGCCGATGAGAACGGAAAGACCAGCATGGACCGGGTTTTTGCAGGAGGCGATATTGTGCTGGGGGCTGCTACGGTTATACTTGCCATGGGAGAAGGCCGGAAGGCCGCACAGAGTATTAACGAATTACTTATGACTTGA